From the Cucurbita pepo subsp. pepo cultivar mu-cu-16 chromosome LG05, ASM280686v2, whole genome shotgun sequence genome, one window contains:
- the LOC111795931 gene encoding putative septum site-determining protein minD homolog, chloroplastic translates to MPILQLLPNPFFFNSFHSKSLTSPIPNHKPFSKSYSSTAVKCVLQWNRKPELAGDTPRVVVVTSGKGGVGKTTTTTNVGISLARLGFSVVAIDADVGLRNLDLLLGLENRVNYTVVEVLNGDCRLDQALVRDKRWSNFELLCISKPRSKLPMGIGGKALVWLVDALKAREEGCPDFILIDCPAGIDAGFITAITPANEAILVTTPDITSLRDADRVIGLLECDGIRDIKMMVNRVRTDMIKGEDMMSVLDVQEMLGLALLGVIPEDSEVIRSTNRGYPLVLNKPPTLAGLAFEQAAWRLVEQDSMTAVMVEEEPKKRGFFSFFGG, encoded by the coding sequence ATGCCAATCCTTCAACTCCTCCCCAAcccattcttcttcaactcttTCCATTCCAAATCCCTAACTTCCCCGATCCCCAACCATAAGCCCTTCTCCAAATCGTACTCTTCCACCGCTGTCAAATGCGTCCTTCAATGGAATCGGAAGCCCGAGCTCGCCGGTGACACTCCCCGCGTCGTCGTTGTCACCTCCGGCAAAGGTGGAGTCGGCAAAACCACCACCACTACCAATGTCGGTATTTCCTTGGCCCGCCTTGGGTTCTCTGTTGTGGCTATTGATGCCGACGTTGGCCTCCGGAATCTCGACCTTCTTTTAGGCCTTGAGAATCGTGTAAATTACACGGTTGTTGAGGTTCTTAATGGGGATTGCCGGTTGGACCAGGCTCTGGTGAGGGATAAACGATGGTCGAACTTTGAATTGCTTTGTATTTCTAAGCCCAGGTCGAAGTTGCCGATGGGTATTGGTGGGAAAGCCTTGGTTTGGCTTGTGGATGCGCTCAAAGCTAGGGAGGAAGGTTGTCCCGATTTCATTCTTATCGATTGTCCGGCTGGAATTGACGCTGGATTCATTACCGCCATTACGCCAGCCAATGAGGCGATTCTTGTAACGACGCCAGATATCACCAGCTTAAGAGATGCAGACCGGGTGATAGGATTGCTCGAATGCGATGGAATTCGGGACATTAAGATGATGGTGAATCGGGTTCGGACGGATATGATTAAGGGGGAGGATATGATGTCTGTACTAGACGTACAAGAGATGTTGGGATTGGCTTTATTGGGTGTAATTCCCGAGGATTCAGAGGTAATTCGTAGCACAAACAGAGGGTACCCTCTGGTATTAAACAAGCCACCCACATTGGCGGGTTTGGCCTTTGAGCAGGCAGCTTGGAGGCTTGTTGAACAGGACAGTATGACGGCTGTGATGGTTGAGGAGGAGCCGAAGAAACGAGgttttttctcattctttgGAGGCTAA
- the LOC111796058 gene encoding probable RNA-binding protein 18 isoform X1 yields MVMIICPLSLVVCHIGIQPNALALCYTTAIDIVDSSGFVDEKCESKLYIGNLDLRITEAALIKMFSPFGKIISEDFLWHTRGPKRGEPRGFAFIEYSSKEEAKLAKENMHGKLACSRPLVVRLASEKLVINTTNNNNTSRTTGETSKSRPSGSNYGHMSRSDKIAAIKNKLRALEGGEGERSGVKKQKQGQVSCRNNIDK; encoded by the exons ATGGTTATG ATTATTTGTCCACTAAGTCTTGTAGTCTGCCACATCGGCATCCAACCTAACGCACTTGCATTATGCTATACTACAGCCATAGACATTGTG GATTCAAGTGGTTTTGTCGATGAGAAGTGTGAAAGCAAACTTTATATCGGTAATCTTGACCTCAGAATTACAGA AGCGGCTCTCATTAAAATGTTCTCTCCTTTTGGGAAGATAATATCCGAGGATTTCTTGTGGCACACACGAGGTCCGAAGCGTGGAGAGCCACGCGGATTCGCCTTCATTGAGTACAGCTCCAAGGAG GAAGCTAAACTGGCTAAAGAGAATATGCATGGAAAATTAGCTTGCAGTCGTCCATTGGTCGTGCGCCTCGCGAGTGAGAAGCTCGTGATTAacacaacaaataataataatacttcaAGAACAACAGGTGAGACGAGCAAATCAAGACCGAGTGGCAGCAACTACGGACATATGAGTCGCAGCGATAAGATTGCTGccataaagaacaaattgagAGCTTTGGAAGGAGGAGAGGGGGAGAGGTCTGGTGTGAAAAAACAGAAGCAAGGTCAGGTGAGTTGCagaaataatattgataaGTAA
- the LOC111796058 gene encoding probable RNA-binding protein 18 isoform X2 codes for MVMDSSGFVDEKCESKLYIGNLDLRITEAALIKMFSPFGKIISEDFLWHTRGPKRGEPRGFAFIEYSSKEEAKLAKENMHGKLACSRPLVVRLASEKLVINTTNNNNTSRTTGETSKSRPSGSNYGHMSRSDKIAAIKNKLRALEGGEGERSGVKKQKQGQVSCRNNIDK; via the exons ATGGTTATG GATTCAAGTGGTTTTGTCGATGAGAAGTGTGAAAGCAAACTTTATATCGGTAATCTTGACCTCAGAATTACAGA AGCGGCTCTCATTAAAATGTTCTCTCCTTTTGGGAAGATAATATCCGAGGATTTCTTGTGGCACACACGAGGTCCGAAGCGTGGAGAGCCACGCGGATTCGCCTTCATTGAGTACAGCTCCAAGGAG GAAGCTAAACTGGCTAAAGAGAATATGCATGGAAAATTAGCTTGCAGTCGTCCATTGGTCGTGCGCCTCGCGAGTGAGAAGCTCGTGATTAacacaacaaataataataatacttcaAGAACAACAGGTGAGACGAGCAAATCAAGACCGAGTGGCAGCAACTACGGACATATGAGTCGCAGCGATAAGATTGCTGccataaagaacaaattgagAGCTTTGGAAGGAGGAGAGGGGGAGAGGTCTGGTGTGAAAAAACAGAAGCAAGGTCAGGTGAGTTGCagaaataatattgataaGTAA